A DNA window from Streptococcus parapneumoniae contains the following coding sequences:
- the folB gene encoding dihydroneopterin aldolase, with product MDQLQIKDLEIFAYHGLFPSEKELGQKFVVSAILSYDMTKAATDLDLTASVHYGELCQQWTAWFQETTEDLIETVAYKLVERTFEVYPLVQEIKLELKKPWAPVHLPLDTCSVTIHRRKQRAFIALGSNMGDKQANLEQAIENMRNRGIHILKESSVLTTEPWGGVEQDIFANQVVEVETWLPALVLLETLLTIEAEMGRVREVHWGPRLIDLDLLFVEDQILYTDDLILPHPYIAERFFVLESLQEIAPHFIHPILKQPIRNLYNALKQ from the coding sequence ATGGATCAACTGCAGATTAAGGATTTGGAAATTTTTGCCTATCATGGTCTTTTTCCTAGTGAGAAGGAATTGGGGCAGAAGTTTGTCGTTTCAGCCATCCTATCCTATGATATGACCAAGGCGGCTACAGACTTGGATTTGACAGCCTCTGTCCATTATGGAGAACTGTGTCAGCAGTGGACGGCTTGGTTTCAGGAAACAACTGAGGACTTGATTGAAACGGTAGCCTACAAACTGGTAGAACGTACTTTTGAGGTCTATCCTCTTGTCCAAGAAATAAAGCTAGAACTCAAAAAACCTTGGGCACCGGTTCATTTGCCATTAGACACTTGCTCAGTGACTATTCATCGCCGCAAGCAACGGGCCTTTATCGCCCTAGGAAGCAATATGGGAGACAAACAAGCGAATTTGGAGCAAGCCATTGAGAACATGCGAAATCGAGGTATCCATATTCTCAAAGAGTCCAGTGTATTGACGACGGAGCCTTGGGGTGGTGTTGAGCAGGATATCTTTGCTAATCAAGTGGTTGAAGTAGAAACCTGGTTGCCTGCCCTAGTGCTATTAGAAACCTTGTTAACCATTGAAGCAGAGATGGGACGGGTGAGAGAAGTGCATTGGGGACCTCGTTTGATTGATTTGGACTTGCTCTTTGTGGAGGACCAGATTCTTTATACAGACGACCTCATCTTGCCTCATCCTTACATAGCGGAACGCTTTTTTGTTCTTGAGTCTCTACAAGAAATTGCGCCTCATTTTATCCATCCGATATTAAAGCAACCTATTCGCAACTTGTATAATGCTTTGAAACAATAG
- the folE gene encoding GTP cyclohydrolase I FolE, whose translation MDTQKIEAAVKMIIEAVGEDANREGLQETPARVARMYQEIFSGLGQTAEEHLSKSFEIIDDNMVVEKDIFFHTMCEHHFLPFYGRAHIAYIPDGRVAGLSKLARTVEVYSKKPQIQERLNIEVADALMDYLGAKGAFVVIEAEHMCMSMRGVRKPGTATLTTVARGLFETDKDLRDQAYRLMGL comes from the coding sequence ATGGATACACAAAAGATTGAAGCAGCTGTAAAAATGATTATCGAGGCTGTCGGAGAGGACGCTAACCGCGAGGGCTTGCAGGAAACACCTGCTCGTGTGGCTCGTATGTACCAAGAGATTTTTTCAGGTCTTGGTCAAACAGCGGAGGAACATTTGTCAAAATCCTTTGAGATTATTGATGATAATATGGTGGTAGAAAAGGATATCTTTTTCCATACTATGTGTGAACACCACTTTCTACCATTTTATGGGAGAGCACATATTGCCTACATTCCAGATGGTCGTGTGGCAGGTTTGTCTAAGCTAGCCCGTACGGTTGAAGTTTATTCGAAAAAGCCACAAATCCAAGAACGATTGAATATCGAAGTAGCCGATGCCTTGATGGACTATCTAGGTGCTAAAGGAGCCTTTGTTGTCATTGAGGCGGAACATATGTGTATGAGCATGCGTGGTGTCAGAAAACCAGGCACTGCAACCTTGACGACAGTAGCTCGTGGTCTATTTGAAACAGATAAGGACCTTAGAGATCAGGCTTATCGTTTAATGGGACTATAA